DNA sequence from the Bacilli bacterium genome:
GACCAAATTTTAACGCAAGTATCCAGTCCGGCGCTTATTCACCAATTGGCCGATTACTTTTACGCCCACCACCAATCCGAATTGGCCGTAGATTACTACTTGTATTTGTTTGATCGCGGCGAATTGCAAGCGAACGGGCTGCGAAATATCGGAATTTTTTATGTGAATAGGGGCCAATTGGCTGAAGGATTGCATTTTCTGCGGGGCTGTCTGGAAATGAATCCGCAAGATTGCGCATTATACGGCATGATTCTATCCATCACGGATGATCAACAGCTTAAAGAACAGATCAAACAGCAATTTACGGAGCGATTTCCGGCAATCAAAAATTTGTCGTTCATGCAACAAGCCTAGTTATTCGTGCTTGTCCACAAAATAACCGGCGGTTTGTATATACGCGGCGTTATAGCGCCGTTTTGCCTGGCGCGTTTTTTGCATGTTCGAAAGGTTTTCTCCGGCTTGCCGACGGCATACGGTTAACTTGCCGATTAATTCCTGTTGCAAACGCAAGCAATGATCCGCAAGTTGTTTTGTTTCGTCTGAAAGCGGATGATAATCAGCCCGTCTGACTTCTTCCAATTCCATTTTGAGCTGTTCCTGGCGGCTTTGCAGATCGGCCAATCGCCCCAGTTCCGCTTCCTTGTCCAGATCCAGTTTCAGCATTTCGCAAATCGTGTCTTCCATCGCGCGCAGGCATTTGCTGATTCGTTCGTCTGTGCCCGTCATCCTGTCAACTTTCCGTTTCTCTTCACTTTCTTCAGCGCTTCCGCCCACGCATCCCTCAATTCCGTCATCAATTCTATGCAATCATGAAGGCTTTGCTGATTCATCTTCACATTTGCTTCGACCATTTTTTCACTGATGAAATGATACAATGCCGATAAATTGCGGGAAATTTCGTATTGCATATTCAGGGTACACAGCAGTTCGTCAATAATGTCCTGGGCTCTTTTGATATTGTAATTTTTTTGCTCATATTGCCTGAGTTGCATGCCGTTCAGCGCTTGCTTGGCAAACTTCAGATACCCGTTAAAAAGCATCAATGTCAAGTCGCCGGGTGAAGCGGTGGCAACTTGTGTTTTGGCGTAAACATCCTGCGCTTGCGTATTCATGACAATTACCTCTTTTCATCAATGATGGCGCCTTGTAACTGTATCAGGTTTGCAACGATGTCGAGGATTTTTTCCGGAGGAAACTCGGCAATGACCTCATTTGTTTCGGCATTCAAGACTTTGACGATAATATCGCCGAATGCCTTGTGCACGCTGTACTCGACTTTTTTGGGAACGCCGGTCAATATTTTATTTGCTTTGTCCACAGCTTTTTCCACGGCTTCTTCCAATTGTTCTTTCGATATGGCAGAGGGGAAGCCAAGCGACGGTTGCGCGGACAAAGTTTCCGCGGACAGCTGCTGCGGATTCGCAACAACCTTATCATGACCGGTTACCGGCCCAAAACTTCCGTTCGTTCCGCTTATAGCCGCCATTGTTGCCTGCATGTCTGATACCTCCTTACTGTATGCTCATAAGGTACATGGAAATGGAATTCGCTTTTTGTATCGCTTGTTCCATCGCGGTAAATTGCCGGTAATAGTAATCCTCCTTATCGTTCAATTTGACTTGCAGCAAATCTATATCGTTTTGCAAATCGTGCACCTGTTCTCCCAATTCGTTCGTTATGTCATCCGTTAGTCCGCCTACCAAGCCGGCTTTTTCGATTAAATCATTAATGCCGGATGTAATTTGGTCATACATCTGGAAGGCTATTCCTTTCTCTGCGGCAACAGGCGAGGCGCCGGGGAAATTGTTGAACAAATTGGCCACACCATCCGGGTCTGCCGCAAGCGCCGCCCGCAACTTGTCTTCATCGATCACCAATGTGCCGGCGTTTTGCGGGTTTTTGGCATCGTATGGCGCCGTTGTAATTCCGATTTTATACAAGGCGTCATAGCCGGAAGAAGCGTTTTGTATCGTAGCGCTTAACAGCGCCCTCAGATTGCGCGATATATTGGATAAAATGCTGTCGCCATGCAACAGCCCGCTTTTCGCCTTTTCTTCCCACAGCTTGATGTCTTCATCTTTCATTTCCGACTTTTGTTCATCCGTTAGCGGCGGATAATCTTTGAATTTCGGTTCATACCGCTTGCCGTCGATCGCTTTGACCGTTTCATTATACTTATCCACAAATCCTTTGATTTTGTCAAACATGGCGTCGGTATCCCGGCCTATCGAAATCGAAAGATTGGAAGCCGTTGCCGCCAAGTTGTACGTAACTCCGTTGACCGTCAGGCTGTTGGTGCTGCGAAAATATTGAACATTATCGATAGTGACGTCGGCGTCCGCGCCTGACACTACGTTCGTGTCCAGATTCATCGCCGCGATAAAGTTGCCGGCGGAGCCGTCTTGCAATTGCACTTTGGCCGCTGCCCCGGTCCCTTTGGTCGTAAAAGAAATCTTGTCGGAATAAACGTCATACGACATTGTGACCCCTGCTGCGGAGCTGTTTACTTTGTTGATCAGA
Encoded proteins:
- a CDS encoding flagellar protein FlaG → MQATMAAISGTNGSFGPVTGHDKVVANPQQLSAETLSAQPSLGFPSAISKEQLEEAVEKAVDKANKILTGVPKKVEYSVHKAFGDIIVKVLNAETNEVIAEFPPEKILDIVANLIQLQGAIIDEKR
- the fliD gene encoding flagellar filament capping protein FliD, producing ELQSAIDLAFGANKITVGLNGSALQFDPVGSAGNLPQVTVSAVSGNGGIAALGFTDGQSYKIKTDVTLGAIAAKFATPLTFGDFYINGQKITYSSSDTLQDLINKVNSSAAGVTMSYDVYSDKISFTTKGTGAAAKVQLQDGSAGNFIAAMNLDTNVVSGADADVTIDNVQYFRSTNSLTVNGVTYNLAATASNLSISIGRDTDAMFDKIKGFVDKYNETVKAIDGKRYEPKFKDYPPLTDEQKSEMKDEDIKLWEEKAKSGLLHGDSILSNISRNLRALLSATIQNASSGYDALYKIGITTAPYDAKNPQNAGTLVIDEDKLRAALAADPDGVANLFNNFPGASPVAAEKGIAFQMYDQITSGINDLIEKAGLVGGLTDDITNELGEQVHDLQNDIDLLQVKLNDKEDYYYRQFTAMEQAIQKANSISMYLMSIQ
- the fliS gene encoding flagellar export chaperone FliS, translated to MNTQAQDVYAKTQVATASPGDLTLMLFNGYLKFAKQALNGMQLRQYEQKNYNIKRAQDIIDELLCTLNMQYEISRNLSALYHFISEKMVEANVKMNQQSLHDCIELMTELRDAWAEALKKVKRNGKLTG